Proteins from a single region of Chitinophagales bacterium:
- a CDS encoding Crp/Fnr family transcriptional regulator, producing MTLEQLKLSFPGLEAELYEELLAHAELKEYPAGSTLLRIGQTIRSTMLVLEGVVKLYQEDETGNEFLIYHLQPGQACAVSMVCTYAQETSQVMARTLTDVVMLTIPLQYMDSWLSKYKSWHYFVIKTYRSRYEELLNTINEIAFKNMDERLEFYLRRQVKQFGHHVKLTHQEIATDLNTSREVISRLMKKMEKNGWIQINRNSFEWIRKD from the coding sequence ATGACACTAGAGCAATTGAAGTTGTCGTTTCCAGGACTGGAAGCTGAGCTGTATGAGGAGTTATTGGCACATGCTGAACTGAAAGAGTATCCGGCAGGTTCCACCTTATTGCGGATTGGCCAGACCATTCGTTCAACCATGTTGGTACTGGAAGGTGTGGTGAAACTCTATCAGGAAGATGAGACTGGCAATGAGTTTTTGATTTATCACTTGCAGCCTGGTCAGGCTTGTGCGGTTTCAATGGTGTGTACCTATGCACAGGAAACTAGTCAGGTAATGGCCAGAACCCTAACAGATGTGGTTATGTTGACTATTCCACTTCAGTATATGGACAGCTGGTTGTCTAAATACAAAAGCTGGCACTATTTTGTCATTAAGACCTATCGTTCAAGGTATGAGGAGCTCTTGAATACCATTAATGAAATTGCTTTTAAGAATATGGATGAAAGACTGGAATTTTACTTGCGCAGGCAGGTAAAGCAGTTTGGTCATCATGTGAAGTTGACACATCAGGAGATTGCAACAGATCTGAATACATCCCGTGAGGTCATCAGCCGGCTGATGAAGAAGATGGAGAAAAATGGTTGGATACAAATCAACCGCAATTCCTTTGAGTGGATTAGAAAAGACTAA
- a CDS encoding sulfite exporter TauE/SafE family protein, producing the protein MEIAGYIASLLIGLSLGLIGGGGSILTVPVLVYLFGVDPVSATAYSLFIVGSTSLVGVYPKYRSSEVNLKTAIIFGIPSILAVYATRAWIVPAIPKEVFSVGDFVVTKALLMMILFAVLMVFASVSMIRDKKQSGATDENAVQHFNYPMILLEGTIVGVLTGLVGAGGGFLIIPALVLFSKLPMKQAVGTSLLIIAAKSLIGFTGDLGNMVMDWTLLLSVAALAIVGIFIGNGLSKKVSASSLKKGFGWFVLVMGIYIILKELLSAGVSAH; encoded by the coding sequence ATGGAAATAGCCGGATACATAGCTTCTTTGTTAATAGGATTGTCGCTTGGCTTAATTGGTGGCGGTGGCTCTATACTTACCGTACCGGTATTGGTATATCTGTTTGGTGTTGACCCTGTAAGTGCAACGGCTTATTCATTATTTATTGTAGGCTCAACAAGCTTGGTTGGTGTTTATCCTAAATATCGCTCAAGTGAAGTGAATCTGAAGACTGCAATCATCTTTGGCATTCCGTCTATTCTTGCTGTGTATGCAACAAGAGCATGGATAGTGCCCGCAATTCCGAAAGAGGTGTTCAGTGTCGGAGATTTTGTAGTTACCAAGGCACTGCTTATGATGATTTTGTTTGCAGTACTAATGGTGTTTGCTTCTGTATCTATGATCAGGGATAAAAAACAATCTGGTGCAACAGATGAAAATGCAGTTCAACATTTTAATTATCCCATGATCTTATTGGAAGGGACCATCGTGGGCGTCCTGACTGGTTTGGTGGGTGCCGGTGGTGGTTTTCTGATCATACCTGCTTTGGTACTTTTTAGCAAATTGCCAATGAAGCAAGCTGTGGGTACCTCACTCTTAATTATTGCAGCCAAGTCATTAATTGGTTTTACTGGCGATCTGGGTAATATGGTTATGGATTGGACTTTATTGCTCTCTGTTGCAGCATTAGCTATTGTGGGCATTTTTATTGGAAACGGACTTAGTAAAAAAGTATCTGCATCCAGCTTGAAGAAAGGTTTTGGCTGGTTCGTACTGGTAATGGGCATTTACATTATTCTAAAGGAGTTGTTGTCAGCTGGCGTATCTGCACATTAA
- a CDS encoding MBL fold metallo-hydrolase, whose product MKIEQIYTGCLAQGAYYIESEGEAVIIDPLREVQPYIQKAERNGAKIKYVLETHFHADFVSGHLDLSKKTGAPIVYGPNAKPDFDFYSAKDGEELKVGKLTIQVLHTPGHTMESTCYLLKDAQQKPVGLFSGDTLFIGDVGRPDLAQKVKADLTQEILAGHLFDSLRNKIMTLPDEVIVYPAHGAGSACGKNMSKETTDTLGNQKKNNYALRADMTKEEFIKEVTDGLVAPPAYFPLNVMLNIQGYESIDTVLERGLKALSPQAFEAAATETGAVVLDVRQAQVFAQGFVPNSINIGIDGQFAPWVGALIPDIRKEILIVAEPGTEEEVVTRLSRVGYDYVIGYLEGGVEAWRKAGFEVDSIKSIDAAELAAIQQKQNDVRILDVRKKSEHFSEHIINAENAPLDTVNDAMSSLDKDATYYVHCAGGYRSMIFISILRSRGFHNLVDVKGGFKAIKESGLFSVSDYVCPSTML is encoded by the coding sequence ATGAAGATTGAACAAATCTATACAGGATGTCTGGCTCAGGGAGCTTATTACATTGAAAGTGAAGGTGAGGCAGTGATCATTGATCCATTGCGTGAAGTACAGCCTTATATTCAGAAGGCAGAGCGAAACGGAGCTAAGATTAAGTATGTGTTGGAAACGCATTTCCACGCAGACTTCGTTTCTGGTCACCTGGATTTGTCAAAGAAAACTGGTGCCCCCATCGTGTACGGTCCTAATGCAAAACCAGATTTCGATTTCTATTCTGCAAAAGATGGTGAAGAACTGAAAGTAGGTAAGCTCACTATTCAGGTATTACACACACCTGGCCACACCATGGAAAGTACTTGTTACCTGTTGAAAGATGCGCAGCAAAAGCCAGTTGGTTTGTTCAGTGGTGATACACTGTTTATTGGTGATGTTGGTCGTCCTGATTTGGCTCAGAAAGTAAAAGCTGATCTTACGCAGGAAATTTTGGCTGGTCATTTGTTCGACTCATTGCGTAATAAGATCATGACGCTGCCTGATGAGGTTATCGTTTATCCTGCACATGGCGCTGGTTCTGCATGTGGTAAAAATATGAGTAAGGAAACAACAGATACGCTCGGTAATCAGAAGAAGAACAATTATGCATTGCGTGCAGATATGACCAAAGAAGAATTCATTAAAGAAGTTACTGATGGTCTGGTAGCACCGCCTGCTTATTTCCCATTGAATGTAATGTTAAACATTCAGGGTTATGAAAGTATTGATACTGTATTGGAGAGAGGATTAAAGGCGCTCTCACCTCAGGCGTTTGAAGCAGCTGCTACAGAAACAGGTGCTGTTGTATTGGATGTTCGTCAGGCCCAGGTATTTGCGCAGGGTTTTGTACCTAACTCCATTAATATTGGTATTGATGGACAGTTTGCACCATGGGTTGGCGCTTTGATTCCGGATATCCGCAAGGAAATACTCATCGTAGCTGAGCCTGGCACAGAAGAAGAAGTGGTAACGCGTCTGAGTCGTGTAGGATATGATTATGTTATTGGTTACCTGGAAGGTGGTGTTGAAGCATGGAGAAAAGCAGGTTTTGAAGTAGATAGCATTAAGAGTATCGATGCTGCAGAACTGGCTGCAATTCAGCAAAAGCAAAATGATGTGCGTATTCTGGATGTGCGCAAGAAGAGCGAACATTTTAGTGAGCATATTATAAACGCAGAAAATGCGCCATTGGATACAGTGAATGATGCAATGAGTTCACTGGATAAGGATGCAACTTACTATGTGCATTGTGCAGGTGGTTATCGCTCCATGATTTTTATTTCTATACTTCGTTCCAGAGGTTTCCATAATCTGGTAGATGTAAAGGGTGGCTTTAAAGCCATTAAAGAGAGTGGTTTGTTCTCAGTAAGCGATTATGTATGCCCATCTACGATGCTTTAA
- a CDS encoding rhodanese-like domain-containing protein, whose product MHNKKFILIWLVLALLVAAACNRIVVNGQRQPASAIVLDVRTAEEYAQGHLPKAINYNVLDTLAFQQHIQQLDKRKHYVVYCRSGKRSKTAVAKMQAAGFQHITEIDGGIQAYKGKIVQ is encoded by the coding sequence ATGCATAACAAGAAATTCATATTGATTTGGTTGGTTTTGGCACTGCTTGTCGCTGCAGCTTGCAACAGAATAGTTGTCAACGGGCAGCGACAACCTGCCAGTGCTATTGTCTTAGATGTTCGTACAGCAGAGGAATATGCGCAAGGGCACTTACCAAAGGCAATCAATTACAATGTTTTGGATACACTTGCTTTTCAACAACACATACAGCAATTAGATAAACGCAAACATTACGTAGTGTACTGCAGAAGTGGAAAGCGGAGTAAAACCGCAGTGGCTAAAATGCAGGCTGCAGGTTTTCAGCACATTACAGAAATAGATGGTGGTATACAGGCGTATAAAGGAAAAATTGTACAATAA
- a CDS encoding rhodanese-like domain-containing protein: MTATFDTATALFVDVRTEAEYQGGHRKGALNIPLHELPYRLNEIQGLGKEPVVFYCRSGNRSGQAVGYLQQQGFTNIYNGGSLEEALAL, from the coding sequence ATGACAGCAACATTTGATACAGCAACAGCTTTATTTGTAGATGTAAGAACCGAAGCTGAATACCAGGGTGGTCACAGAAAAGGGGCGTTGAATATTCCCTTACATGAATTGCCTTATCGTTTGAACGAGATTCAAGGTTTGGGTAAAGAACCTGTGGTGTTTTATTGCAGAAGTGGCAATAGAAGCGGTCAGGCTGTTGGCTATTTGCAGCAGCAGGGTTTTACCAATATTTACAACGGAGGCAGTTTAGAAGAAGCACTGGCGCTATAA
- a CDS encoding YeeE/YedE family protein, which yields MLETLKQPWPWYVAGVIIGLIVPALLILGNKHFGLSANFRHACAACFPADINFFKYEWKKELWNFFFVMGIFGGAIIAATLLQNPDPIVVHPDLSNDLNALGIADRSGILPKELFSFESLFSVRGLVMLIGGGFLVGFGSRYAGGCTSGHAIMGLSNLQWPSLVATIMFMVGGFLMANWILPFILAL from the coding sequence ATGTTAGAAACATTGAAACAACCATGGCCGTGGTATGTGGCCGGAGTGATTATCGGGTTGATTGTACCCGCCTTATTGATTCTGGGGAATAAGCATTTTGGTTTATCAGCCAATTTCAGACATGCTTGCGCAGCTTGCTTTCCTGCAGATATCAATTTCTTTAAGTATGAATGGAAAAAGGAACTGTGGAATTTCTTTTTTGTGATGGGCATTTTTGGTGGTGCAATCATTGCAGCCACTTTGTTGCAGAATCCAGATCCTATTGTCGTGCACCCGGATTTAAGTAATGATTTAAATGCTTTAGGTATTGCCGATAGATCAGGTATTCTGCCTAAAGAATTGTTCTCTTTTGAAAGTCTGTTTTCGGTAAGGGGTTTGGTCATGCTGATTGGCGGTGGTTTTCTGGTTGGCTTTGGATCTAGATATGCCGGTGGTTGTACATCCGGGCATGCCATCATGGGCTTGAGCAATTTGCAGTGGCCTTCACTCGTGGCAACCATCATGTTCATGGTGGGTGGTTTTCTGATGGCCAATTGGATACTCCCTTTCATTCTCGCATTATAA
- a CDS encoding YeeE/YedE family protein — protein sequence MSQINAFVEAPVLNADDRDFEVRSLDTMCVNESHIQHPWWYNFKYTLVGIIFGIVFVKAEIISWFRIQEMFRLQSFHMYGVIGTAVVVGALSVFMIKKFQVKTIHGEAIEFHPKKFNKGQIYGGLLFGLGWALTGACPGPLFAQIGTGVFVIAVVVLSAIAGTWTYGYLRDKLPH from the coding sequence ATGTCTCAAATAAATGCATTTGTTGAAGCGCCTGTTTTAAACGCTGATGACAGAGATTTTGAAGTTCGTTCCTTAGATACTATGTGTGTGAACGAATCACACATTCAGCACCCTTGGTGGTATAATTTCAAGTACACACTTGTTGGTATCATTTTCGGTATTGTATTCGTGAAAGCGGAAATCATCTCCTGGTTTAGAATTCAGGAAATGTTTCGACTGCAGAGTTTTCATATGTATGGTGTAATAGGTACAGCTGTTGTAGTTGGTGCATTGTCTGTTTTCATGATTAAAAAATTTCAGGTAAAAACCATACACGGCGAGGCTATTGAGTTTCATCCTAAGAAGTTTAACAAAGGCCAGATCTATGGTGGTTTATTGTTTGGTTTGGGTTGGGCATTAACCGGTGCTTGTCCTGGTCCTTTGTTTGCACAAATCGGTACAGGCGTATTTGTGATTGCTGTAGTTGTGTTGAGTGCCATCGCAGGTACCTGGACATATGGCTACTTGCGCGATAAACTGCCACACTAA
- a CDS encoding c-type cytochrome, protein MKHLQQNWLVYLIALIVLGAFVERALRPATFPAANLTSAIIVDSHWVAPSLYTDETPKGNALDELLYGEDLIINTARYFGPKGSVAQITNGMNCQNCHLNGGRKAWGNNYGAVAATYPKFRDRSGSIESISKRVNDCFERSLNGSAIDSNSREMKAIIAYIQWLGKDVLKGKVMKGVGITQLTYLDRSASPEKGKQVYSAKCVSCHGADGQGQPDANGIVYNYPPLWGPHSYNTGAGLYRLSRLAGYIKDNMPFNQASHEQPALTDEECWDVAAFINAQQHPAKDISKDWPDISKKPVDHPFGPYADGFSEEQHKFGPFKPIIAARKQQSAGK, encoded by the coding sequence ATGAAACATCTGCAACAAAATTGGTTGGTATACCTAATTGCCTTGATTGTATTAGGCGCATTTGTGGAACGTGCATTGCGTCCTGCTACTTTTCCTGCAGCCAATTTGACTTCCGCAATTATAGTGGATAGTCATTGGGTAGCCCCCAGTTTGTATACAGATGAAACGCCCAAGGGAAATGCGCTTGATGAACTTTTGTATGGTGAGGATTTGATCATTAATACGGCAAGATATTTTGGTCCCAAGGGTAGCGTTGCACAAATCACCAACGGCATGAATTGCCAGAACTGTCATTTAAATGGTGGAAGAAAAGCTTGGGGAAATAATTATGGTGCTGTTGCAGCAACTTATCCAAAATTCCGTGATAGAAGTGGCAGTATAGAAAGTATTTCCAAGCGCGTGAACGATTGTTTTGAAAGAAGTTTGAATGGCAGCGCCATTGATTCCAATTCACGTGAGATGAAAGCAATCATTGCCTATATACAATGGTTGGGCAAAGATGTGCTAAAAGGAAAAGTGATGAAGGGGGTTGGTATCACACAGTTGACTTATCTGGACAGATCTGCATCGCCTGAAAAGGGCAAACAAGTCTATAGTGCTAAGTGCGTGAGTTGCCATGGTGCAGACGGACAGGGTCAACCAGATGCCAATGGAATCGTGTATAATTACCCGCCATTGTGGGGGCCGCACAGCTATAATACTGGTGCAGGGTTATATCGCTTAAGCAGATTGGCAGGATACATCAAAGACAATATGCCTTTTAATCAAGCTTCTCATGAGCAACCTGCTTTAACAGATGAAGAATGTTGGGATGTGGCTGCATTCATCAATGCACAACAACATCCTGCTAAGGATATTTCAAAAGATTGGCCAGATATTAGTAAGAAACCTGTGGATCATCCTTTCGGTCCTTATGCTGATGGATTCAGCGAGGAGCAACATAAGTTCGGTCCGTTTAAGCCTATCATCGCTGCGCGAAAGCAGCAATCTGCCGGTAAGTAA
- a CDS encoding MFS transporter gives MLQAIHHTTQPESGIRKNARQFVLLVIVNAFVGAMIGLERSVLADLGVQIFHLQLGIVLTSFVLAFGLVKAITNLAVAKLLKRLTRKQLLLLGWLFALPVPFLLSFAESWVWIFVANIFLGIHQGLSWSAAVVMKIDIAGSKDRGLAMGLNEFAGYASVGLAAYFATVLAKSYGLAFYPFIPGFFFVAVGLLLTLVWVNDTHAFVQAEAAHSSQAIFHDLSQQVSYRHHNLGSVSINGFVNNLNDAVIWLLLPGLIMGKGFSITQMGFAAAVYPLVWGGLQLITGRAGDQFCKKQLITGGMFLQAAALVLLAVVNQYALVLLALIFLGAGTALVYPNFMTVIAENTHPNQRANALSLFRFWRDMGYVVGALLTGWLMPLTSITGLIFITALITAAAGFIAHWRMCCTRKLFWRDRVCASDLAPFA, from the coding sequence ATGTTGCAGGCAATACACCATACAACACAGCCTGAATCTGGTATCAGAAAAAATGCAAGACAATTTGTTTTGCTGGTGATCGTGAATGCTTTTGTGGGTGCCATGATTGGTTTAGAGCGCAGTGTGCTGGCTGATTTAGGTGTGCAGATATTTCATTTGCAATTAGGCATTGTCCTTACCAGTTTTGTACTTGCATTTGGCTTGGTAAAAGCCATCACCAATCTAGCAGTAGCAAAATTGTTGAAGCGCCTTACACGTAAGCAGTTACTATTGCTTGGATGGTTATTTGCATTGCCGGTGCCTTTTCTATTGAGTTTTGCTGAGAGCTGGGTATGGATTTTTGTTGCCAATATTTTTTTAGGGATTCATCAGGGTTTATCCTGGTCTGCTGCAGTAGTAATGAAGATTGATATTGCTGGTTCCAAAGACAGGGGACTTGCCATGGGCTTGAATGAGTTTGCTGGTTATGCATCAGTTGGATTGGCAGCTTATTTTGCAACTGTTTTGGCTAAATCCTACGGACTAGCTTTTTATCCGTTCATTCCCGGTTTCTTTTTTGTGGCAGTTGGTTTGTTGCTCACTTTGGTATGGGTAAATGATACGCATGCATTTGTTCAGGCCGAAGCTGCACATTCTTCTCAAGCAATCTTTCATGATTTGTCGCAACAGGTAAGCTATCGGCACCATAATCTTGGTTCTGTAAGTATAAATGGGTTTGTCAATAATTTGAATGATGCAGTTATCTGGTTATTGTTGCCCGGGCTGATTATGGGAAAAGGATTCAGCATCACACAAATGGGCTTTGCCGCAGCTGTGTATCCGCTGGTGTGGGGTGGACTGCAATTAATAACCGGAAGAGCTGGTGATCAGTTTTGCAAGAAGCAATTAATAACCGGTGGTATGTTCTTGCAAGCTGCCGCATTGGTTTTATTAGCTGTAGTGAATCAATATGCTCTGGTTTTATTGGCATTGATTTTCTTAGGTGCGGGAACAGCACTGGTCTATCCCAATTTTATGACAGTCATTGCTGAGAATACACATCCAAACCAACGCGCAAATGCTTTGTCCTTGTTTCGTTTTTGGCGCGATATGGGTTATGTGGTTGGCGCTTTATTAACTGGCTGGCTCATGCCTTTGACTTCAATAACCGGTCTTATTTTCATCACTGCACTTATAACTGCTGCGGCAGGTTTTATTGCGCATTGGCGGATGTGTTGCACAAGAAAATTGTTTTGGCGTGATCGTGTTTGCGCTTCAGATCTGGCGCCCTTTGCATAA
- a CDS encoding RNA polymerase sigma-70 factor — translation MHYDSLHIHELQHAIATREDQQAYAELFARFAPQLIRFTKTIVQQQQVAEEIVSDVFIRIWEKRKSLDHVQHLKMYLYVSARNFAVNHLRSKNRQFSLQVDQLELDMAAISADPFEQTVGAEVKQELLQAIQELPDRCKIIFKLVKEDGLKQKEVAELLHLSPKTVENQLAIALKKLADAVQSAALFRSRK, via the coding sequence ATGCATTACGACAGCTTGCACATACATGAATTACAGCATGCCATCGCTACACGCGAAGACCAACAGGCATATGCAGAACTATTTGCAAGGTTTGCGCCACAGTTAATCCGGTTTACCAAAACCATTGTTCAGCAGCAGCAAGTAGCGGAAGAAATTGTATCTGATGTATTTATCCGTATTTGGGAAAAGCGTAAGTCGCTCGATCATGTGCAGCATTTGAAAATGTATCTGTATGTATCGGCCAGAAACTTTGCTGTTAATCATTTAAGAAGTAAGAATAGGCAATTCTCGCTTCAGGTAGATCAGTTGGAGCTGGACATGGCCGCCATCAGCGCAGACCCCTTTGAGCAAACAGTTGGGGCAGAAGTAAAGCAGGAATTACTTCAGGCTATCCAGGAATTGCCTGATCGCTGCAAAATCATTTTTAAGCTGGTGAAGGAAGACGGACTGAAGCAAAAGGAAGTGGCCGAACTGCTACACCTTAGTCCAAAAACCGTTGAAAATCAATTAGCTATAGCGTTGAAAAAACTGGCAGATGCTGTCCAGTCTGCTGCTTTGTTTCGTTCCAGAAAATAA
- a CDS encoding FecR family protein codes for MPDRIWYLLSLKLSGEATKAELDEFYALLEANPELEEAVQQITLYWLQKSTVTNEDASQDLWEKHLHRMEQSGIEWASPSIELAADSALEIDRSPRIWLWRSVRVAAVFLFALAGWWIFRPASETKREIAAINQNQVSTRPASKTKLTLPDGSKVWLNASSKLTYGNGFGEKHREIWLEGEGYFDVAKNKQIPFVIHTSRMDVRVTGTVFNVRAYAQEPTSETALIEGSVEVTLSNDKSKKFYLKPKQKLVVDEHGLVNSAKEMPSLRVTPAAFTASLQALAKPLEDNQVVETAWVYNMLSFSDESFRQVANKFEKWYAVEIRFEDPELEDLRFTGSFRDETLAEALKAMQLTTPGTPFGFVVRERQVTIQKARPN; via the coding sequence ATGCCAGATAGAATTTGGTACTTATTGAGCCTCAAACTTTCCGGAGAAGCTACAAAAGCTGAGCTGGATGAGTTTTATGCTTTGCTGGAAGCCAATCCTGAATTGGAGGAAGCGGTTCAGCAAATCACGCTTTACTGGCTGCAAAAAAGTACTGTTACCAATGAGGATGCTTCCCAGGATTTATGGGAAAAACATCTGCATCGCATGGAGCAATCCGGTATTGAATGGGCTTCACCGAGCATCGAATTAGCAGCTGATTCAGCTCTTGAAATAGATCGATCCCCCCGCATCTGGTTATGGCGCAGTGTGCGCGTAGCAGCAGTTTTTCTATTTGCTTTAGCAGGTTGGTGGATATTCCGCCCAGCTAGTGAAACAAAGCGGGAAATTGCTGCCATCAACCAGAACCAAGTTTCAACGCGCCCGGCTTCTAAAACCAAGCTCACATTGCCGGATGGCAGTAAGGTATGGTTAAACGCCAGCAGTAAACTTACTTATGGCAATGGCTTTGGCGAAAAGCATCGTGAAATCTGGTTAGAAGGTGAGGGCTATTTTGATGTAGCTAAAAACAAACAGATTCCATTTGTAATCCATACTTCACGTATGGATGTTCGTGTTACCGGTACTGTATTTAATGTACGTGCCTATGCGCAGGAGCCTACATCTGAAACAGCATTGATTGAAGGTTCTGTTGAGGTAACACTCTCTAATGATAAGAGTAAGAAATTCTACTTGAAGCCCAAGCAGAAATTGGTAGTTGACGAGCATGGCCTGGTGAACAGTGCTAAAGAAATGCCTAGCCTTCGTGTTACACCAGCTGCTTTTACTGCCAGCTTACAAGCGCTGGCCAAGCCTTTGGAAGACAATCAGGTTGTTGAAACGGCCTGGGTTTATAATATGCTTTCTTTCTCTGACGAATCATTCCGTCAGGTTGCCAATAAGTTTGAGAAATGGTATGCTGTGGAGATTCGATTTGAAGATCCTGAGCTGGAAGACCTGCGCTTTACAGGAAGTTTTCGCGATGAAACACTTGCTGAAGCCTTGAAAGCCATGCAGTTAACAACTCCGGGTACACCATTTGGATTTGTTGTTAGGGAAAGACAGGTAACGATACAGAAAGCCAGACCAAACTAA